The following proteins are co-located in the Triticum aestivum cultivar Chinese Spring chromosome 1A, IWGSC CS RefSeq v2.1, whole genome shotgun sequence genome:
- the LOC123091771 gene encoding BTB/POZ and MATH domain-containing protein 1, with protein sequence MAQLPAAIVASSEGSSYVIKIDGYSRLKGQIEHGNYVQSTPFTVGGHDWAVEYYPNGCYAEKYEAGFISVFLALYSDVSNDVKAKVGFSLLDKDGEPLESKSMITHEHIFDSKGSDWGFSNFIKVADLESSVYLRDDSFSIRCDVTVMKPVHKVNRFIVVPPSNLHQHLGDLLISLDGADVTFRVGGESFLAHRSVLAARSLVFRAELFGPMKESGNSLIEISDMESDVFKSLLHFIYTDSLPVPETTDEGETGREMVIAGHLLVAADRYNIERLKLICEEKLCNLIDSDVVATSLALAEQHGLHRIKEACFEFLASPSNLETMMASDGYEHLKNSCPSVLRELAASFLPAELKAVKDIIMTT encoded by the coding sequence ATGGCGCAGCTTCCTGCTGCCATTGTAGCGTCATCGGAGGGAAGTTCATATGTGATCAAGATAGACGGATACTCAAGACTCAAGGGGCAAATCGAGCATGGAAACTACGTGCAATCTACCCCTTTCACTGTTGGAGGTCACGATTGGGCCGTGGAGTATTACCCAAACGGTTGCTACGCCGAAAAGTATGAAGCCGGTTTCATATCTGTTTTTCTAGCTCTGTATTCTGATGTTTCTAACGATGTGAAAGCGAAAGTTGGATTTAGTCTGCTTGACAAAGATGGAGAACCACTGGAATCAAAAAGCATGATCACCCATGAGCATATCTTCGATAGCAAAGGTTCAGACTGGGGTTTCTCTAATTTTATCAAGGTTGCTGATCTCGAGAGCTCAGTGTATCTAAGAGACGACAGTTTCAGCATCAGGTGTGATGTTACGGTTATGAAGCCTGTCCATAAAGTTAATCGGTTTATTGTGGTTCCTCCAAGTAACTTGCACCAGCATCTCGGTGACCTCCTCATCAGCTTGGATGGAGCGGATGTGACCTTTCGGGTTGGCGGGGAAAGCTTCTTGGCCCATAGGTCCGTGCTTGCTGCTCGGTCATTAGTATTCAGGGCGGAGCTCTTTGGCCCCATGAAGGAGAGTGGGAACAGTTTGATTGAAATTAGCGATATGGAAAGTGACGTGTTCAAGTCTTTGCTCCACTTCATTTACACTGACTCGCTGCCTGTTCCTGAGACAACTGATGAGGGTGAAACAGGAAGAGAGATGGTGATAGCTGGTCATCTACTTGTTGCGGCAGACAGGTACAACATTGAGAGGCTCAAGCTGATATGCGAAGAGAAGTTGTGCAACCTCATTGACTCTGACGTCGTGGCGACTAGTTTGGCTCTAGCTGAGCAGCACGGCTTGCATAGAATCAAGGAGGCCTGTTTTGAGTTCCTCGCTTCGCCTTCCAATTTGGAGACGATGATGGCAAGTGATGGTTACGAGCATCTGAAGAATAGCTGCCCATCTGTTCTCAGGGAGCTGGCTGCTAGCTTCCTGCCGGCCGAGCTGAAAGCGGTCAAAGATATTATCATGACAACTTAG